In the Necator americanus strain Aroian chromosome X, whole genome shotgun sequence genome, AagagacaccacctccggttgatgagtatgtggtcgatctcggCATGAGTCGCGTCATTGgccgattcccatgtccaccgacgatgatctttcttcatgaaaaaagagttaCCGTGAAAGAGGCGAgtggcggacaacagcccggcgagacgattgccattccattttcattccggtcccctagtccaaatcttcatctgtcgtacgtcgttccttctgcacttggtctcctgcagagcaatcacgtgaaatttgatacgctctgcaccTTCGAGAAAGGCACATATGTCAACGACAGCAGAAACGAAGACGTCCTGAGCGActtgagatttgatcgcctctcaccggtcgccacacagatatttcttcatgaaaaggcGTTGGCAGTTGGCGCCAACCAATTATCACTCCAAAAGCTTCTGACGCTTCTGAAGCGGGAATAAGCAAACTTGTGTCTCGTTGGCAAAGATGGGTAGGCTGTAATGGTTCTTATTTCGATTGATGAAGTTGATTTTAAGGCGAGCTGAAACGTTTCgaagtgaatgtttgaaacGCGCATTATTTCTGCACCAGTCTAGTAGTTGAGAAGAGGTTGAAAAACTTGATAAAATtcccaactttttctcaacgaaaaaaagatagtTCAACTTTTCAGCGACCCACGCCTTTCTCTACAAAATGCATACTTAGCTGCCCTTTTAGGTTCCTTTTGGGCTAAGTTATAAATGTTCATTCCAACCTAACAAAGTCCGACCAGTTCAGCAGTCATTTCCAATCCCAATCAGGATCCGTATTAATCGCTAAAGTCACCTCCAAATCGCGCATAAATGCTGTGAGTATGAGTGAGGTCGACTTCGCCAGAGGTAGCGACGCAGGCGGAAGATACTCGAGAAGATGCACGAGAAATGGAGAGGTTGGTCATGGACACCGTGAGGAAAACTGTCTTATCGCCAGTCGCCAGTGGTAAGTACACTGGGGCAACCACTTTCACGAGCAAGAGTTTCGCTGCATAGTCGCGATATGCTTCCGAAAGAAACTGAGCTGGAATCCCGGCTAAGAGAAGAACTGGTTGAGGCATTGCCCAAATCACAGCCAAGAGAAGGATTATCAGGTACAGAAGTGATCGAGCCATCGACGGATCCAGGCTACCACACTCGGCACTCTCGCGTGGATGCGCTGGCCGGCTAAGGCGGAGCGCCACCATAGTGTTACATAACAGCGAATATAGAAAACGTTAATGCTTTTTGGGCCTAACCAAACTGTCTGAAAAACATGACGTGGATGACGTGCTGGGTGccgcaaaagaaaataaatgcgaACACTACGCGAACAAAATGCAGGTTACACGGCAACATTTACTGTTTTGGAAATATACCATCACATCAAAGAGgagcagagagagagagaaagctACGACagcaaaaagagaaagaaataagagagaaCGGAGTGCACACAGTAAAATCGATGTTCGTCGAGTCGTAAATGTGTGCTATAAGTATGAGTAAGTGCTTCGGAACTGTTGGGGCTTCGGCGCTAGCTCACGCTTGTAACTGCAAACATGTTGCTCGACGGCCTGAGCCGCTTGAACGAGAGCCATGGAAAAGAGAATACCGGCCCTGACAAAGCAAATCACTTCTAAACGTGGTTCATTTGCATTCCAGACGCAGGGAGGTAACACTGGTAATCGTAAGATGTGGATGATCAAGCACACCATCATATGAAATTACCCCAAGCGAGGGCTAGAGAGCTGCGAAAAGTCTGGGTGAAGCGAAGTGATcgcgaaaaaagaacagaatctCCAGCTCTCAGAAAGAAGAGGGTGTTGCCGCACTTGTGTGCACAGTGGTGTTACACAACAGAGTCAAACGTGTAGTTGGAAAATAAACTCTTCTGGAAGCGACGCTCGATAAACGACCCTTTTGAAGTAGACCTTCCCTCATCTCATTCTTTCTAATATAGGAACTTCTATAGCTATCAAAGGTAGACATAATAAAcggaagtaaagaaaaaaaaattggatgctcaataaataaattggaataatatgatatgataaatattaagaaacagttccataataaatcatgctatatagtaAACGATATAATAATGGGCTTATTCCGtcacgtatatatatatatatatatatatatatatatatatatatcaggctttttttggtgttcgctcgccttcatccattcaatgagaaataatagtagctacatttttttttgtaaaattagagttgttttctttctatcaaaagttcaaaaaaatcggTAGAAAATCGGTAGAATTAAAATCGAAAATTCaaacatagatgaaagattttatggtttttccttagacgcatcagttctatatttggagaacaatcaagcttgattttacatctattttcctttcaaaacctccacaatttggaaacatcattcagagtatgagtttcctccgttctcaactattagcaaataatgatgtgttaacatggaatgacgaaaatatcactatcgtagtgataaaaatagcgTTCTATGTCAGATCgagtaaactgttggctattATTTCGCACatgtgtttccttttttgaaggaagGATTTTTGCAGCATCATGGgtacatgctgggaaatagacatGTGAAGAagccatagaaacccattctactgcgctagggctcccgcgcaccaatccaacgcaGTCTCTCCCCATTCTATAGCTTCCTGGCACCAGCGCACCATTCCGCcctcgtgggacccgtcccccGTTTTACAGCTGTCTAGCTCCGGGGCACAAATTCAACCCGTAGAACCCGTCTCatccaattttaccgcgttgacgctccagcgcaccaaaccgacgccatggtatccgtctccctctctttttgggatttcttgacagagacatacacatacacagacgcacacacgtgacagaataagcccgttgtTATACACCacgatagtttgcaaatttggaagtatacattcacatgaAAGTTTATTTagcctcactaacatatgagtgAAAACTAACTTggcttatcaaagccaacatggATAGCTACAAACCTTAGGGCAATAgataaaaggtagagtgctcgcctatcaggtgcattgCGACGGTTCCGCACCTCACCGGTGCACatttttgcatcattgtggagtattttcgtgacacacagacaaacaaacacacacacggactaagcgtgttattatatatatatatatatatatatcatattatataataacatatgttatatatataaatataaatataaatatatatatatatataactccagaaagcagtgagacgTGTTCAACGGCTTCGAATAGTGGCGCTGGCGCTGcaaagcggtaaaatgggtGAGTGGGGTTTATGGCTTCGATACGGCTGATATCCATCAGCGCCGGTATACCAATTCGAAGCCATAAACCCCATCAATCAGCTCGAGCCACATATGAGGTGTCACGGCAAGGTGAGCTCGCGAATCTACTGGGCACACAGCATCTTGTTGTGGGCTGCTCAAGCTTCCTGTGACTCTTCTGTTCCGCACCTAAAGGGCCCAAACCGTCCTCAACGACCGGTCCAGTTCGCGTATGAGAGTGCTCTTGTCAGCGGCTTACCGCCAGAAGCCCGAAGTCCACTTTTTGACACCTTGACTTTCCAGTTCCCTTGTTCCTTTTATGTCATCAAAGTCGATGGCCGATCAGAGCGGGCGGCGAATATGTTCCAAGACAAAAGTGcgggagaggggggggggaactGCGCTTGGGGCGCTTGCGCTCAATGTTGCGCCACTCGATGCCGCGCAGGCACAGTTTTGTATTATCACTTTCTACCGCGAGCGTTGCCGTCCGTTAGAGAGGGCTGTCGACGTGCTGAGCGCGCAACTGCCCAACGATCGACTCCGTGCAAGGAAAAGAGGGAGAGGTGGTCATCCTATTGACCACCGGAACACACGTTACGCTGAAGCCTGCCGAGTTCCTCGACAAGTATAGTCGTCCTATATCCTGCTGTTGACCGTGCCAGTTCATCCTTGCCCTCGTAGGTGATTAGTTTTGCACGCTAGCCTATCGATACCGTAACGTTAAATGTCCTTGTTTTAGCTCTTCGACATTGGAGCAACCTCCAAAGCGCATACTGGAGTCTGGAGCACATAGGTATCTGTTCGGCTTAATTTCCTGCTCGGTCGACTTCGCCGCTCAAGTACGCGTTGCACAAAGCCTCTTGCATCAGGATCCGAGCTCAGCCCAAAATTTTCCTATGGGAACGACGCCTagattaaaataaatgttatCTGATCCGTGGATTGAGTGCCACTTCCACTCCACACGGCTATTTTTTGCCCAGAAACATTCTTTGGCAACTCATGCCTCTTACGTTTTACCTGATTTCAGATATTCATCAAGTTTGATGAGTTTACAAAGTTGGTGTTGATAGAATGAGTCGACTaaaccaccccacgaatctgaggtggtacggattttaggtggagtattcgtatacgggatcgtagattatggagagaagggtgactccgtccatttcttcctaattgccgtagaaaacggcccggaagacacggctttccggcgcgctattttctgcaacgagttcgattggagcgcgccagccttgtgcacgcgccgcatcttccgggccgttttttacggcaattaggaagacatgaatggaatcacccacctctccataatctacataCGATCCCGTActaatacgaatactccatctgaaaaccgtaccacctcgtggggtgatgactttaatcAAGATCTCAAGAAGGACATTCATAGGAACGGAAATTAAATGCCTCTAAACTACGTAAATTGATTCAGGCAAGCAACCCTGTTGAAGCAACCTACTGCAGATGACAAATACATTAACAATGAAAACGTAGCCTTTTCGCTGAGCACAAGCTTAAGAGAAAAGTATACATGAAAAAAGTGCGGAAAACACATTCAAGATCTGGAACAGCAGGCTTCGGCTGGGCATGTTCTCGACAAAAACAAAGCTCTTTTGCAAAAGTTGTttattttcggaatttttcatttatggaACGAACCAAATTTTTATGGGCAGTGAAAATAGTTACTTGGTTAGTCAAGTAGTTctcaatagaataaataaataaacaaataaacaagccGTCAAATACCAAATTGTAGCACTTAAAGGCAGGaaatcacgattttgacgcgGGGCAGGACCGAAAGCTAAATCGTTGAAAAtcgggtagtagattgcggagcCTAGCGTAGTTCCGGTCATCTTTTCTTGACACTTaacgtcacaaaaaaaaacggcggggGAACTGCTTTAGTCTCTACGAGGGACAAGTGAACGCTCCTCTATTTACACCGGTCCAGTCCTATCAGCAGCctattggtttcacttgaatagactggtgaGAAGGCATCATTGACCTCTGAGCCCTCGTACATGGAAGCGGCACAGTACAAGGGTGGCCCTTTGCAACAGAAATGTGAAGGGAAAAAACAGGCCcttctacgccgtttttttaaacggttaggaaaaatgaacaaaaccaccctgggttccgtaatctactaccTGAACTCTATGGTTTCGCTGTGGGTAGTACTTCAAAGTCgtaatatgctgcctttaaactacaACTATCAACGGTATGGTTCCAGAATGGCTTAAGATTAGTTCAACCAGAAGTTCTACGAGCTTCAGCTTAAACTAAAATGCATTCTCTGTTTCTAGTTCACTACTTCATTATTCTTGTGGGCAACACTTGCGTCCTCACTTCGTTCAACATGCTCTGCAAAAAATGCTCACTGGGGAAAGTGTTCTCCACCTATTGCATCCAAACATTTCCGTTCCTCTGCGCTGCGTAAACCTTGCTgtagtttttcttaaaatataaatatgtgcATGATAAAGTCAGAGAGAGTCATTTCGAATTGCATGAATCATTCTGATTTTGTTAGGACCCACGAGCTGAGGCTCAATTAGCTTCAAAACGAATCTTTGTATGTTTGCCGAATGCTTGGGATCGATTACGCTACCAACATAGTCACGtttacaaatgaaataaagattaaaggaaacaattaaaattgtttcaaCGTCAGCACACTTCCGAGATGAGACCCTACTTCTGAGTAGTATTAGAATCACCCTTCAAAAACAACTGCTTTTCACAGGTGAGCAGTTCTTACTTATTGTTGCACATTGCTTAAGCAGCTAAACCAAAGTTTTGCATGTCAAAATTCGAGTGAACGATGACGTCTCCATGGCACCGTCATAAAAAATCATGGGAGTCCATATGTTCCACAGAGTGGATTTTTCTTGCAACAGTTACTGCCATTAACTAACATTTCCAAAGATTTTGAATTTCATCGTATTCTAAAGGTATAAAAAATCGTACATTTGTGCTGTAGTGGAGGCTTAGAGGCTTTATCAACAAGATAGAACGTGATCACTCTCAATTCCCCCATAAAATCGAGATAAATTCTTGAGAAACGGCATCTACAGCAGCTGCGCAAAACTGCTATTCGTTAGAACGCGTACTGTCCTGTCACCA is a window encoding:
- a CDS encoding hypothetical protein (NECATOR_CHRX.G22642.T1): MVALRLSRPAHPRESAECGSLDPSMARSLLYLIILLLAVIWAMPQPVLLLAGIPAQFLSEAYRDYAAKLLLVKVVAPVYLPLATGDKTVFLTVSMTNLSISRASSRVSSACVATSGEVDLTHTHSIYARFGGDFSD
- a CDS encoding hypothetical protein (NECATOR_CHRX.G22641.T1) — translated: MSRVIGRFPCPPTMIFLHEKRVTVKEASGGQQPGETIAIPFSFRSPSPNLHLSYVVPSALGLLQSNHVKFDTLCTFEKGTYVNDSRNEDVLSDLRFDRLSPVATQIFLHEKALAVGANQLSLQKLLTLLKRE